A genomic segment from Lutibacter sp. A80 encodes:
- a CDS encoding GLPGLI family protein, with product MKNKLNLTLIFFLLFSFISLTAQVSSGEVSYKQKIIENLFDSIAIKKIDTKFRSQLDFVNKSLRTHSDNFEFILKFNRAESIYKLVKKMNNDKDRGYKIAAKYSRIDDVYYKNIQSGEKLVQKESFGELFIIKYDLNNIKWKLINKTKTIKNYECFMATTTKIVKNSKGVFEKPVIAWYSPDIPLNYGPKGYGGLPGLILELHEDKLMYYVTKIKLNPIGTIEIIKPEKGKTLTENEFELKIKEMSSGFWRD from the coding sequence ATGAAAAATAAATTAAATTTAACGCTAATATTTTTTCTTTTATTTAGTTTTATTTCACTAACAGCACAAGTTTCAAGTGGAGAAGTTAGTTATAAGCAAAAGATTATTGAAAATTTATTTGATTCAATTGCAATAAAAAAAATAGATACAAAATTCAGGAGTCAATTAGACTTTGTTAATAAAAGTCTAAGAACGCATTCTGATAATTTTGAATTTATATTGAAATTTAATAGAGCAGAATCAATTTATAAATTAGTTAAAAAAATGAATAATGATAAAGATAGAGGTTATAAAATTGCTGCAAAATATTCTAGAATAGATGATGTATATTATAAAAATATCCAAAGCGGTGAAAAACTTGTTCAAAAAGAGTCTTTTGGAGAATTATTTATAATTAAATATGATTTAAATAATATTAAATGGAAACTCATTAATAAAACTAAAACAATTAAAAATTATGAATGCTTTATGGCAACTACAACGAAAATCGTGAAGAACAGTAAAGGGGTCTTTGAAAAACCTGTTATAGCATGGTATTCACCCGATATTCCTTTAAATTATGGACCAAAAGGATATGGAGGTTTGCCTGGTTTAATTTTAGAGCTGCATGAGGATAAGTTGATGTATTATGTAACTAAAATTAAGTTAAACCCTATAGGTACAATTGAAATAATTAAGCCAGAAAAAGGGAAAACCCTTACAGAAAACGAATTTGAACTAAAAATAAAAGAGATGTCTAGTGGTTTTTGGAGAGATTAA